In Eschrichtius robustus isolate mEscRob2 chromosome 2, mEscRob2.pri, whole genome shotgun sequence, a single window of DNA contains:
- the LOC137758695 gene encoding cytochrome P450 4F2-like yields MLQLSLAWLGLGPVAASPWLLLLLVGASWLLARVLAWTYTSYNNSRRLQCFPQPPKRNWFLGHLGLVPPTEQGLRGLTQLVANYPQGYMIWMGPITPLVIFCHPDLIRNVASASATVAPKDVHFYDFLKPWLGDGLLLSAGDKWNSHRRMLTPAFHFNILKPYMKIFTKSADIMHGKWQHLVTEGHTYLDMFEHISLMTLDSLQKCVFSFDSNCQEKPSEYIAAILELSALVAKRHQQIFLRLDLLYYLTPDGRCFRRACRLVHDFTDAVIQERRRTLPSQGIDDFLKAKAKAKTLDFIDVLLLTKDEDEKGLSDEDIRAEADTFMFEGEGPSVRLQRGRGLSPTKELGKWTLDHPITPHPPHGPYCEGAVHPLVLK; encoded by the exons ATGCTGCAGCTGAGTCTGGCCTGGCTGGGACTCGGGCCGGTGGCAGCCTCCCCGTGGCTGCTCCTGCTGCTGGTCGGGGCTTCCTGGCTACTGGCCCGCGTCCTGGCCTGGACCTACACCTCCTACAACAACTCTCGCCGCCTCCAATGTTTCCCGCAGCCCCCAAAACGCAACTGGTTCTTGGGTCACCTGGGCCTG GTCCCCCCTACGGAGCAGGGCTTGAGGGGCTTAACTCAGCTGGTGGCCAACTACCCCCAGGGATACATGATCTGGATGGGCCCTATCACCCCCCTGGTCATTTTCTGCCATCCTGACTTGATCCGGAATGTTGCCAGTGCCTCAG CCACCGTCGCACCCAAGGACGTGCACTTCTATGACTTTCTGAAGCCCTGGCTGG GGGATGGGCTCCTGCTGAGTGCCGGTGACAAGTGGAACAGCCACCGTCGCATGCTGACACCTGCCTTCCACTTCAACATCCTGAAGCCCTACATGAAGATTTTCACCAAGAGTGCAGATATCATGCATGGGA AA TGGCAGCACCTGGTCACAGAGGGCCACACCTATCTGGACATGTTTGAACACATCAGCCTCATGACCCTGGACAGTCTGCAGAAATGCGTCTTCAGTTTCGACAGCAATTGCCAGGA GAAGCCCAGTGAATATATTGCTGCCATCTTGGAGCTCAGTGCCCTAGTGGCAAAGCGGCACCAGCAGATCTTCCTGCGCCTAGACCTCCTGTACTACCTCACCCCCGACGGGCGGTGCTTCCGCAGGGCCTGCCGCCTGGTTCACGACTTCACAGATGCTGTTATCCAGGAGCGGCGGCGTACCCTCCCCAGTCAGGGCATTGATGACTTCCTCAAGGCCAAGGCTAAGGCCAAGACCTTGGACTTCATTGATGTGCTCCTGCTGACCAAG GATGAAGATGAGAAGGGATTGTCAGACGAAGATATCCGAGCTGAAGCTGACACCTTCATGTTTGAGGGTGAGGGTCCCAGTGTGAGACTACAGAGGGGAAGGGGTCTCTCCCCCACCAAGGAACTTGGCAAGTGGACCCTAGAtcaccccatcactccccatcctccccatGGGCCTTACTGTGAAGGTGCTGTCCACCCTCTGGTGCTGAAGTAG